The proteins below are encoded in one region of Calditrichota bacterium:
- a CDS encoding type II toxin-antitoxin system RelE/ParE family toxin, translating to MDVRYYVMKVVESQRGEWLYALPSDALTRDEGMIELLAERGNDLRRPHIDYLKSGIYELRWRVHKRRFRLLLCLHRGVAFLLHGIIKRSNSVPSDDIARAIKRRQELIDRYK from the coding sequence ATGGACGTTCGCTACTATGTGATGAAAGTGGTAGAGAGCCAGCGAGGGGAATGGCTATACGCTTTGCCTTCCGACGCTTTGACAAGAGATGAAGGAATGATAGAGTTGCTTGCTGAACGAGGGAACGACTTAAGAAGACCCCACATTGATTACTTGAAATCAGGTATCTACGAGTTAAGGTGGAGAGTGCATAAGCGCCGATTTAGGTTGTTGCTTTGCTTACATAGAGGAGTTGCGTTTCTACTACACGGAATAATAAAGAGGTCTAATAGTGTGCCATCAGATGACATCGCACGAGCGATAAAGCGAAGACAAGAACTTATTGATAGATATAAATAG
- a CDS encoding helix-turn-helix transcriptional regulator: MLPKGEDWSERSTSALDVIRDRRAADPVLAAELDEIGRKLRLGIAIQELRERRKLTQMQLAQLTGTSQSAIARIESADYERMSLSTLQKIARALNADLSITFRPHRWRKSPPTTATAG, translated from the coding sequence ATGCTACCCAAGGGCGAGGATTGGAGCGAGCGATCCACATCTGCTCTCGATGTCATTCGGGATCGTCGTGCCGCAGATCCGGTTCTGGCTGCAGAACTCGACGAGATCGGCCGTAAACTGCGGCTTGGTATCGCCATTCAGGAATTGCGTGAAAGGCGTAAACTGACGCAGATGCAACTCGCGCAGTTGACCGGGACCTCCCAGTCCGCTATTGCCCGTATCGAGAGCGCGGATTATGAGCGGATGTCGCTTTCGACATTGCAGAAGATTGCCCGCGCGCTCAACGCCGATCTCAGCATCACCTTTCGTCCACATCGATGGCGGAAGAGCCCACCGACCACCGCAACGGCCGGTTGA
- a CDS encoding metal-dependent transcriptional regulator, with product MSRGCYIICQRMIDASNLPACNGACPDLDVDERFNATVQEYVEVIRDLIEAGPVARVKDIAERRGVTRSSVSIALKDLRSLGLVQHEHYGYVELTDDGRELGAVLSRRHAVIRTFLENILGLPAEAANNEACRLEHAMSPETLDALVEYVRRLEGCPWCSFAPVKAMPG from the coding sequence ATGTCCCGCGGGTGCTATATTATCTGTCAAAGAATGATTGACGCCTCTAACTTACCCGCCTGCAACGGCGCCTGCCCCGACCTCGACGTCGATGAGCGCTTCAATGCAACGGTGCAGGAATATGTCGAAGTGATCCGCGATCTGATCGAAGCCGGCCCGGTCGCTCGCGTAAAGGACATCGCCGAGCGGCGCGGTGTGACGCGGTCGTCGGTCTCGATCGCGCTGAAAGACCTGCGCTCTCTGGGCCTCGTTCAGCACGAGCATTACGGCTATGTCGAACTGACCGACGACGGCCGGGAATTGGGCGCAGTGTTGTCGCGGCGGCATGCGGTGATTCGGACGTTTCTTGAGAACATCCTTGGTCTTCCGGCCGAAGCGGCCAACAACGAAGCCTGCCGTCTCGAGCATGCGATGAGCCCGGAGACTCTTGATGCGCTGGTCGAGTATGTCCGCCGGCTCGAGGGTTGCCCGTGGTGCAGTTTTGCGCCGGTCAAGGCTATGCCGGGGTAG
- a CDS encoding ferrous iron transport protein A — protein sequence MRLGDVPSGSEVRVCCLDGAGPIARRLAEMGFVPGTLIEVVRRAPLSDPIEFRLRGYLVSLRREEALLIRVHSTLSDPSAIGQAPAGDASDR from the coding sequence ATGCGCCTCGGCGACGTGCCGTCCGGCTCCGAGGTGCGGGTCTGCTGCCTCGATGGCGCCGGCCCGATTGCGCGACGGCTGGCGGAAATGGGCTTCGTCCCGGGAACCTTGATCGAAGTCGTTCGCCGGGCCCCGCTATCCGATCCTATCGAGTTCCGACTTCGAGGCTACCTGGTCAGCCTACGCCGCGAGGAAGCCCTCCTAATTCGCGTCCACTCCACTTTATCTGATCCTTCCGCCATCGGGCAAGCGCCTGCCGGCGATGCCTCCGACCGATGA